One Candidatus Poribacteria bacterium genomic window, GCGGAGGCGAGAAGGGCAAAGGTGAAGGCGTTTGTGACGATCAGATACCTGCCCCACCCTATCAATCCCGCCCCTAACGTTATCGCTAAAGCCGCACCGAAGCCCGAGGCGCTGGCCACCCCAAGTGTGAACGGGCTGGCTAGTGGGTTACGCAGTATCCCCTGTATGGCCGCGCCTGAAAGGGCCAAACACGCCCCTCCCAGGATCGCCATCGTCACCCTCGGCATCCTCATCTCCCACACGATCGCCCTCTCCATTCCATCGCCGCCACCGAGGAGAATTCGGAGCAGCTCCTTCAACCCGATCGATACGGCGCCAAGTGAGAGGGAGATGAGGATGGTGAGAAGCAGCGCCACGGAGATCGCTCCTAAAAGGTGGATCCTGCGTGACCTATATCTCGAATAGAGCTCACTTCCCTTCATAGACGAATATCCCCTTAAGCTTGACCCCCAGAAACCTCTTCAGATATTCCTCGTGTATTTTTCTCGGTTCGAGCTCATCGAACCGCTTCGGGTAAAACCATTTCGCCAGATAACACACGCCTACGAAAGCCCTGGGTCCGGTCCAGATGTCGGCCGAGATCAGATATACCCTTCCGTTTCTCACAGCGTCGATCTCATCCCATCCGGGACGAGACGTGATCTCACGCCATAGATCCCTGAGGGGAGCCGCGTTATCGACTCCGTAGCCCACCTTCACCCTTCCCCTGGAGACGGCCTTGACTATCACCTGTGGGTTCTCCCTCAACACCCATTCGGGGCTCAGACGGGGATATGGGACGGGTTGATCGGCGGCTATGTTCATCCCGCCCGCCGCCTCGCACAACTGAGCTCCGCCCGATCCTCTTGCCACCGATACATAGTCTGAATAGCTCTCCACATAAACCTTCACCCTTTCTTTAGGCGGGATGCGCTTCACCCTCTCCCTCACCAGTTTGAGCTTGGCACCTATAAATTGGATCATCTTCTCAGCCTTTTCCCTTTCACCGAACATCTCACTCAACCGCTTTATATCCCCTGTGAGCTTATCGAGCTTGTAGCAGTCGATCCTCATCACCCTTATGCCAAGCGGGTTTAGCCCCTCCTCCAACCTCGAATCGGGCCATCTGCTGTAGGCTATCACGGCGTCCGGCTTGAGGGAGGCGATGAGCTCTAAATTTGGCGAGTTCCATCTTCCGACGGAAGGTTTGCCGGAGAGCTTAAGGGCGAGTTCGGGGCATTTAAGTATCTCGTGCGATACGCCCACGACCCTCCCCTCGGCGCCCAAGGCACATATGATCTCGGCCGCGTCGCCGTTGAGGAGAACGACGCGGCTCAGGGGGGCTCCCTCCCCCTGAGCCGCCATCAGTAGGAGGGTGAGGCACAGAAGCCTGATCATCTGATCTCCCTGCTTAGCTTCATCCAGATCGTTCGCCCAGGCGCCTTATAATGCTGGTAATACTCCTCGTTCAACAGGTTCTCCACCGCCAGAGTTATCGAGGTGCGATCGGTTATCGAGCACGATAGGGAGAGATCCACGACGAAATGCGGATCGTAAACCCCGTAGACGCCGCTTTCCACGTCCGAGTTGTCGTCCTCGGTATACGCCTTGCTCACATATCTGGCCGTAATCCGACCGCTCAGAGGCGAGCGGTTCAGATCGAATCCGGCGCTGCAGATGAGATCGGGGATACGTGGAAGCCTTTTGCCGACCGAGTCGGGATTAGCGGGGTTCTCCAGCACCTCGGTATGGGTATAGGTGAGGGCGAGGAAGGGCGAGATACCTCCGATAGGTTTGAGGTTCGCCCCCAGCTCCACACCTTTGCTCTCGGCGGAGGCTACGTTCTCCTTCCTTTTGATCCCCTTGTAAGAGGTGCCATGTCGTTCGTTATACGCCTTCACCTCCTCATCGGAGAACGACCTGTAGTAGATCAGATCCTTCATCCTGTTATAAAACAGCGTCGCCCTGGCTCGCAGTAGATCGCCTATCTTTCGATCTATGCCTACCTCGGCCGAATATCCCCTTTCAGGTCCGAGCTCCGGGTTACACAGATACAGCCTTCCCCAGAAATACCAGCTCTTATAAAGGTCTCCCACCTCCGGCCCCCTGAAGGAGGATCCGATCGACGCCCTGAGGGAGGTGACATCGTCCGGGTTGTATACAACCGATGCCTTAGGAGAGAAGGTCATCTCGCTTCTCTCGTCGAACTCGTCCTCGATATACCTCTTCTCCTTATCCCGCCATTCCCTGTTGTATCCGTCCTTCACCTTCCACACGTCCAACCTTCCACCCAGAAACAGCTTTAGCTTTTTTTCCATCAGCATGAGCTCCTCCTGAGCGTAGATTCCGGCCGAGACGACTTTTCCCTTGGTCTGGAGGTTCAATCTAGATGCGCTCGATCTATCCAGCCAGTTCTCCAGAGTCCACCGTTTCGCGTCGACCTTTCCCTCCCTGAGATCGGCTCCCACGTTAAGTTTCGAGCGAGGTATGATCTCCCTTAAGGCGGAGTGTATCTCGATTCTCAGGTTTCTCTCCGGCGACGAGGTGTAACTGCCGCTTGGCGAGACCCACCAGTGCTCGGTCCTGTCCCACTCCGCTATCAATTCCACCTCGCCTTTCTTCCCTAAGCTGTGTTTGAACGATGCCCCGAACATATCGACCGGCTCACCTCCGTAACTGGACGTGAATTGAGTCTCGGACACCTTTACCTTGACGTTCGATCCCTTGAGTTTAAACACGCCGGACCGGACCGCGGATAGGGTCTGGGCATCCTTCAGATAGCTCTCGCCGCCCTGATATCCGTAGTTGAAATCGCAGTGCCATAGCTTAAAGCTCAGGCGGTTTTCCCCGTTCGGCTTCCAGTCCAATTTGAGGTTATAGCTTTCGTCTTTATACCAGTTCTTGCCCGTATCACCGACCAGATAGACCGTATTTCCCTTCCTGTCCTTTGTCTCCTCGAACCCTATCACCTCACCCTTCGGCTCGGTTTTGCCCTTATAGGGTTTAGCGAGGACGGGGATGGTCGGGTATCCATCGGTTCTGCGCTTGACCGCCGAGAACAAACATCCCACTTTCTCGTTTCCGTCGCCTAAGGATATCTCGTAGACCTTTGTGCCTCGTTCCGCCGCCGAGAGGTCCACCTTCAACGTCGGTTGATGTGGTCGAACGGTGATCAGATTGACCACCCCTCCCATAGCGCGTTCGCCGTATAGGGCTGAAAACGCCCCCTTTGCAACCTCGATCCTCCCGATGGACGCGGAGGGGAGTCTGCTCCAGCTCCATCCCTTCGGCGCTGGCAGGCCGTCTATCAGGATCAGATTTCGATCCGATCCGTAAAATCCCCGCATGCTGACGGTGGGCATTATATCCGAAAGGCCCTTCGACCTCTTAAGGTAGACGCCCGGTAGATCCTCCACGGCCTTGTCGATCGTCGGGGCGCCGATGCGGGCGATAAGATCGCGGCCCACCACCTCCACCGAGGCGGGCGTCTCGATCGCCCTCTCCTGCGATCTGGTCGCCGTCACCACCACCTCTTCGAGCTTAACCTTGCTCTCATCGGCATGACAGACCGTCAGGGCGAAGAGACATAACAAACTTAAAACCGCACACCCCTTCAACATCACCTACCTCCGTTGATGATGTTATT contains:
- a CDS encoding ABC transporter substrate-binding protein, yielding MIRLLCLTLLLMAAQGEGAPLSRVVLLNGDAAEIICALGAEGRVVGVSHEILKCPELALKLSGKPSVGRWNSPNLELIASLKPDAVIAYSRWPDSRLEEGLNPLGIRVMRIDCYKLDKLTGDIKRLSEMFGEREKAEKMIQFIGAKLKLVRERVKRIPPKERVKVYVESYSDYVSVARGSGGAQLCEAAGGMNIAADQPVPYPRLSPEWVLRENPQVIVKAVSRGRVKVGYGVDNAAPLRDLWREITSRPGWDEIDAVRNGRVYLISADIWTGPRAFVGVCYLAKWFYPKRFDELEPRKIHEEYLKRFLGVKLKGIFVYEGK
- a CDS encoding TonB-dependent receptor, whose amino-acid sequence is MLKGCAVLSLLCLFALTVCHADESKVKLEEVVVTATRSQERAIETPASVEVVGRDLIARIGAPTIDKAVEDLPGVYLKRSKGLSDIMPTVSMRGFYGSDRNLILIDGLPAPKGWSWSRLPSASIGRIEVAKGAFSALYGERAMGGVVNLITVRPHQPTLKVDLSAAERGTKVYEISLGDGNEKVGCLFSAVKRRTDGYPTIPVLAKPYKGKTEPKGEVIGFEETKDRKGNTVYLVGDTGKNWYKDESYNLKLDWKPNGENRLSFKLWHCDFNYGYQGGESYLKDAQTLSAVRSGVFKLKGSNVKVKVSETQFTSSYGGEPVDMFGASFKHSLGKKGEVELIAEWDRTEHWWVSPSGSYTSSPERNLRIEIHSALREIIPRSKLNVGADLREGKVDAKRWTLENWLDRSSASRLNLQTKGKVVSAGIYAQEELMLMEKKLKLFLGGRLDVWKVKDGYNREWRDKEKRYIEDEFDERSEMTFSPKASVVYNPDDVTSLRASIGSSFRGPEVGDLYKSWYFWGRLYLCNPELGPERGYSAEVGIDRKIGDLLRARATLFYNRMKDLIYYRSFSDEEVKAYNERHGTSYKGIKRKENVASAESKGVELGANLKPIGGISPFLALTYTHTEVLENPANPDSVGKRLPRIPDLICSAGFDLNRSPLSGRITARYVSKAYTEDDNSDVESGVYGVYDPHFVVDLSLSCSITDRTSITLAVENLLNEEYYQHYKAPGRTIWMKLSREIR